One Micromonospora sp. WMMD812 genomic window carries:
- a CDS encoding zinc-binding alcohol dehydrogenase, with translation MGLHRVLEPAGVLPQGAWRLDASPEIAANEVRIRVERLNLDAASFRQLWEKHAGDGDAVRAEVLEIVSTRGKMQNPVTGSGGMLIGTVEEVGRRSPLGLKAGERVATLVSLTLTPLVITDGLARWDGRSEQVPCDGHAILFARSIAAVLPAEEDPQLSLAVLDVCGAPALTGRVVSRYVADRAREGDARPVTVAVIGGAGKSGSLSLAAARRAGAGRTVGVVPVAAEQDALTAAGVADVVALADARDPVALSTAVTTALGVPADVTVVCVDVPGCEHGAVLATADGGTVIFFSMATSFAAAALGAEGLAADVTMLVGNGYVPGHAELALALLRAEPGVRRLFESRLAAD, from the coding sequence GTGGGACTGCACCGTGTTCTGGAACCGGCGGGGGTGCTGCCGCAGGGGGCGTGGCGGCTCGACGCGAGTCCGGAGATCGCGGCGAACGAGGTGCGCATCCGGGTGGAGCGACTGAACCTGGACGCGGCGAGCTTCCGCCAGTTGTGGGAGAAGCACGCCGGTGACGGCGACGCGGTGCGCGCCGAGGTGCTGGAGATCGTGTCGACCCGGGGCAAGATGCAGAACCCGGTGACCGGGTCGGGCGGGATGCTGATCGGCACGGTGGAGGAGGTCGGCCGCCGCTCGCCGCTGGGGTTGAAGGCGGGGGAGCGGGTGGCGACCCTGGTGTCGTTGACGCTGACCCCGTTGGTGATCACCGACGGGTTGGCCCGGTGGGACGGGCGCAGCGAGCAGGTGCCGTGCGACGGGCACGCGATCCTGTTCGCCCGGTCGATCGCCGCGGTGCTGCCGGCGGAGGAGGACCCGCAGCTGTCCCTGGCGGTGCTGGACGTGTGTGGGGCGCCGGCGCTGACGGGGCGGGTGGTGTCGCGGTACGTGGCCGACCGGGCGCGCGAGGGGGATGCCCGGCCGGTGACGGTGGCGGTGATCGGCGGCGCGGGCAAGAGCGGGTCGCTGTCGCTGGCCGCGGCGCGGCGGGCGGGTGCCGGCCGTACGGTCGGGGTGGTGCCGGTGGCCGCGGAGCAGGACGCGCTGACGGCGGCTGGGGTGGCCGACGTGGTGGCGTTGGCCGACGCCCGGGATCCGGTGGCGCTGTCCACGGCGGTGACGACGGCGCTGGGGGTGCCGGCGGACGTGACGGTGGTGTGCGTGGACGTGCCGGGCTGCGAGCACGGCGCGGTCCTGGCCACCGCGGACGGCGGCACGGTGATCTTCTTCTCGATGGCGACGAGCTTCGCGGCGGCGGCGTTGGGCGCGGAGGGTCTGGCGGCGGATGTGACGATGCTGGTGGGCAACGGGTACGTGCCGGGTCACGCGGAGCTGGCGTTGGCGCTGCTGCGCGCCGAGCCGGGGGTGCGTCGGCTCTTCGAGTCCCGGTTGGCGGCAGACTGA
- a CDS encoding acyl-CoA dehydrogenase family protein: MTVDRILPTDEAHDLLGLATELADRELAPKAAEFEERAEFPREVLRTLGRAGLLGLPYPEEYGGAAQPYEVYVQVLEILASRWLAVAEAVSVHTLSCYPVAAFGSDEQRKLLPEMIGGELLGAYCLSEPQGGSDAAALTTRAVRDGDAYVVSGTKAWITHARVADFYNVFCRTGEPGPKGISCLLADRGTPGMIPQAVERTMGLHASPVAQLAFDEARVPAERLIGGEGMGFTIAMSGLDSGRLGIAACAVGLAQAALDYAVGYAKERQQFGRAIIDFQGLGFLLADAATQISAARALTLAAARLRDAGRSYSVEAAKAKLFATDVAMRVTTDAVQVLGGAGYVADHPVERYMREAKVLQIVEGTNQIQRMVISRALAKG; this comes from the coding sequence ATGACTGTCGACCGGATCCTCCCCACCGACGAGGCCCACGACCTGCTGGGCCTCGCCACCGAACTCGCCGACCGGGAGCTGGCGCCGAAGGCCGCCGAGTTCGAGGAGCGGGCCGAGTTCCCCCGTGAGGTGCTGCGCACCCTGGGCCGGGCCGGGCTGCTCGGCCTGCCGTACCCCGAGGAGTACGGCGGCGCGGCCCAGCCGTACGAGGTCTACGTGCAGGTGCTGGAGATCCTCGCCAGCCGCTGGCTCGCGGTCGCCGAGGCGGTCAGCGTCCACACCCTCTCCTGCTACCCGGTGGCCGCGTTCGGCTCCGACGAGCAGCGCAAGCTGCTGCCCGAGATGATCGGCGGGGAGCTGCTGGGCGCGTACTGCCTCTCCGAGCCGCAGGGCGGGTCGGACGCGGCGGCGCTGACCACGAGGGCGGTGCGCGACGGCGACGCCTACGTCGTCTCCGGTACGAAGGCGTGGATCACCCACGCCCGGGTGGCGGACTTCTACAACGTCTTCTGCCGCACCGGCGAGCCCGGCCCGAAGGGCATCTCCTGCCTGCTCGCCGACCGGGGCACGCCGGGCATGATCCCGCAGGCCGTCGAGCGGACGATGGGCCTGCACGCCTCCCCGGTGGCGCAGCTCGCCTTCGACGAGGCGCGGGTGCCGGCCGAGCGGCTGATCGGCGGCGAGGGGATGGGTTTCACCATCGCCATGTCCGGGCTCGACTCGGGGCGGCTGGGCATCGCCGCCTGTGCCGTCGGGCTGGCGCAGGCGGCGCTGGACTACGCGGTCGGCTACGCGAAGGAGCGCCAGCAGTTCGGCCGGGCCATCATCGACTTCCAGGGGCTGGGCTTCCTCCTCGCCGACGCCGCCACGCAGATCTCGGCGGCGCGGGCGCTGACCCTGGCGGCGGCCCGGCTGCGCGACGCCGGCCGGTCGTACTCGGTCGAGGCGGCCAAGGCGAAGCTGTTCGCCACCGATGTGGCGATGCGGGTGACCACCGACGCCGTGCAGGTGCTCGGCGGTGCGGGCTACGTGGCCGACCACCCGGTGGAGCGGTACATGCGGGAGGCGAAGGTGCTCCAGATCGTCGAGGGCACCAACCAGATCCAGCGCATGGTCATCTCTCGCGCGCTGGCGAAGGGCTGA
- a CDS encoding CsbD family protein: protein MSFADKTRNKMEQMTGAAKERIGDMTDNERMRAEGATQQSEARAKQAGESAKDVGRNARDAFRG from the coding sequence ATGAGCTTCGCCGACAAGACGAGAAACAAGATGGAGCAGATGACCGGTGCCGCGAAGGAGCGGATCGGTGACATGACGGACAACGAGCGCATGCGCGCCGAGGGCGCCACGCAGCAGAGCGAGGCGCGGGCCAAGCAGGCTGGTGAGAGCGCCAAGGACGTCGGCCGGAACGCGCGCGACGCCTTCCGCGGCTGA
- a CDS encoding histidine phosphatase family protein: MGELLLIRHGETTWSASHRHTSYTDLELTPDGERQARTLAAFLAGRRFVSVLASPRARALRTAQLAGLTVDAVDENLAEWNYGDYEGRTTVDIHDDDPHWNIWTDGCPGGESPGQVGERMDRVLDRVAPLLDRGTVGLVGHAHSLRVLGARWIGLPPSAGGRLRLDTATVSVLGHEHGRQVILRWNQPAPPAPGTAPDATARH; the protein is encoded by the coding sequence ATGGGAGAGCTCCTGCTGATCCGGCACGGCGAGACCACCTGGAGCGCCAGCCACCGGCACACCTCGTACACTGACCTGGAGCTGACCCCCGACGGCGAGCGGCAGGCCCGCACGCTCGCGGCGTTCCTGGCCGGCCGCCGGTTCGTCTCCGTGCTGGCCAGCCCCCGCGCCAGGGCACTGCGCACCGCCCAACTCGCCGGCCTCACCGTCGACGCGGTCGACGAGAACCTCGCCGAGTGGAACTACGGCGACTACGAGGGGCGCACCACCGTGGACATCCACGACGACGACCCGCACTGGAACATCTGGACCGACGGATGCCCCGGCGGAGAGTCACCCGGGCAGGTCGGCGAGCGGATGGACCGGGTCCTCGATCGGGTCGCTCCACTGCTCGACCGGGGCACCGTCGGCCTCGTCGGCCACGCGCACAGCCTGCGCGTGCTCGGCGCCCGGTGGATCGGCCTGCCACCCTCGGCTGGCGGCCGGCTGCGGCTGGACACCGCCACCGTCAGCGTGCTCGGTCACGAGCACGGACGGCAGGTCATCCTGCGCTGGAACCAGCCCGCTCCTCCGGCACCCGGGACCGCCCCCGATGCGACGGCTCGCCACTGA
- a CDS encoding lysine 5,6-aminomutase subunit alpha, with the protein MTSKLDLDPALVARARELARRAGQPVVDLARSHTTVSVERAVLRLAGVVGADPDGIPWVNRLVDAVVADVGLGHGVAAPVFDALAREDITDVTLLAQKAAAGSVRFQVPSGKAATVARKAARRAVGAGVRSIDRRRAERDRLVQRYGDPRQRPWIYLIVATGDIYEDIPQAQAAARAGADVIAVIRSTGQSLLDYVPEGATREGFAGTYATQENFRLMRAALDVSSKELGRYVRLTNYASGLCMPEMATLAGLERLDMMLNDSMYGILFRDINPVRTFVDQRFSRQVHARAGIIINTGEDNYLTTADAVEEAHTVTVSQLLNEFFAHEAGLADWQLGLGHAFEINPELPESFRLELAHALLARELFPDAPLKWMPPTKHMTGDVFRGNLLDGFFNLAGTMTGQGILLVGMMTEAVVTPWLSDRDIALQNVRYVLGAAGGLREDFVPAPGGFIQQRANRVLGEAVELLERIGGQSLLTAIAEGTFGIMKRPADRGKGLAGVAKHEAGYFNPATEILEGDRAGASNELTSPTVASGEAARS; encoded by the coding sequence GTGACGAGCAAGCTTGACTTGGATCCGGCGCTGGTGGCGCGGGCGCGGGAGTTGGCGCGCCGCGCCGGGCAGCCGGTGGTGGATCTGGCGCGCAGCCACACGACGGTGTCGGTGGAGCGGGCGGTGCTGCGGCTGGCCGGGGTGGTCGGCGCGGACCCGGACGGCATTCCGTGGGTGAACCGCCTCGTCGACGCGGTGGTCGCGGACGTCGGGCTGGGGCACGGGGTGGCGGCGCCGGTGTTCGACGCCCTGGCTCGGGAGGACATCACCGATGTGACGCTGCTGGCGCAGAAGGCCGCGGCGGGGTCGGTGCGGTTCCAGGTGCCGTCCGGCAAGGCGGCCACGGTGGCGCGGAAGGCGGCCCGTCGGGCGGTGGGCGCGGGCGTCCGGTCGATCGACCGGCGGCGGGCGGAGCGGGACCGGCTGGTGCAGCGGTACGGGGACCCGCGGCAGCGGCCGTGGATCTACCTGATCGTGGCGACCGGGGACATCTACGAGGACATCCCGCAGGCGCAGGCGGCGGCGCGGGCCGGCGCGGACGTGATCGCGGTGATCCGTTCGACGGGGCAGTCGTTGCTGGACTACGTGCCGGAGGGGGCGACCCGGGAGGGTTTCGCCGGCACGTACGCCACGCAGGAGAACTTCCGGTTGATGCGGGCGGCGTTGGACGTGTCGTCGAAGGAGCTGGGCCGGTACGTGCGGCTGACGAACTACGCGTCGGGGCTGTGCATGCCGGAGATGGCGACGCTGGCCGGCCTGGAGCGGCTGGACATGATGCTCAACGACTCGATGTACGGGATCCTGTTCCGCGACATCAACCCGGTGCGGACGTTCGTCGACCAGCGGTTCTCCCGGCAGGTGCACGCCCGGGCGGGCATCATCATCAACACCGGGGAGGACAACTACCTCACCACCGCCGACGCGGTGGAGGAGGCGCACACGGTGACCGTGTCGCAGCTGCTCAACGAGTTTTTCGCGCACGAGGCGGGGTTGGCGGACTGGCAGTTGGGGCTGGGGCACGCGTTCGAGATCAATCCGGAGCTGCCGGAGTCGTTCCGGCTGGAGTTGGCGCACGCGTTGCTGGCGCGGGAGCTGTTCCCGGACGCGCCGTTGAAGTGGATGCCGCCGACGAAGCACATGACCGGGGACGTGTTCCGCGGCAACCTGCTCGACGGGTTCTTCAACCTGGCGGGCACCATGACGGGGCAGGGCATCCTGCTGGTGGGGATGATGACCGAGGCGGTGGTGACGCCGTGGCTGTCGGACCGGGACATCGCGCTGCAGAACGTCCGGTACGTGCTGGGCGCGGCCGGTGGGCTGCGCGAGGACTTCGTGCCGGCGCCCGGCGGGTTCATCCAGCAGCGGGCCAACCGGGTGCTGGGTGAGGCGGTGGAGCTGCTGGAGCGCATCGGCGGGCAGTCGCTGCTCACCGCGATCGCGGAGGGCACGTTCGGGATCATGAAGCGGCCCGCGGACCGGGGCAAGGGCCTGGCCGGGGTGGCGAAGCACGAGGCCGGCTACTTCAACCCGGCCACGGAGATCCTCGAGGGGGACCGGGCGGGCGCGAGCAACGAGTTGACGAGTCCGACGGTCGCGAGTGGAGAGGCGGCGCGGTCGTGA
- a CDS encoding YnfA family protein — MTVARSLFLFVLAALAEIGGAWLVWQGWREDRGLWWIAAGVIALGLYGFVATLQPDAHFGRILAAYGGVFVAGSLGWAVLVDGFRPDRWDLTGAGICLVGVAVIMYAPR, encoded by the coding sequence GTGACCGTCGCGCGCTCGTTGTTCCTCTTCGTCCTGGCCGCGCTCGCCGAGATCGGCGGCGCGTGGCTGGTCTGGCAGGGCTGGCGGGAGGATCGCGGCCTGTGGTGGATCGCCGCCGGGGTGATCGCGCTGGGCCTCTACGGCTTCGTGGCGACGCTCCAGCCGGACGCCCACTTCGGCCGGATCCTCGCCGCGTACGGCGGGGTGTTCGTCGCCGGATCGCTCGGCTGGGCGGTGCTCGTGGACGGCTTCCGGCCGGATCGGTGGGACCTCACCGGCGCCGGCATCTGCCTGGTCGGCGTTGCCGTGATCATGTACGCGCCGCGCTGA
- a CDS encoding low temperature requirement protein A — protein MEPGPRDPDIADRVNPVEIFFDLVFVLTITQLVALLDEHLDWIGLGRVVLILGLLWYLYTGYAWLTNHVPPRTATRKLLLFAGMAGFLLTAVAIPDAFTGSGLLFGIGYLIVVTVHLGLFSHSTARAGVRRLAPYNLGAALLVIAAGLFTGPAVPALWLAAVFTQTVLPYLLPGHSWLGAAASFHLSAAHFVERHGLLVIITFGETVVVIGMGAPHAHLGSGIAFAVVLALALPAALWWTYFSDTGPAEAALEHADDATRSRYAARVYVIAHFLLLLGVILTAAGLHAVVSHPTQSTGWAAALALSGGVALFLLAVADTRRVLGTGRRTTRLITAALVLASSPIGANLYATLHLAVVIALLTVMLLRDGARRTGRGRLVSAART, from the coding sequence ATGGAACCCGGGCCGCGCGACCCCGACATCGCCGACCGCGTCAACCCCGTCGAGATCTTCTTCGACCTGGTCTTCGTCCTCACCATCACCCAGCTGGTCGCCCTGCTCGACGAACACCTCGACTGGATCGGCCTCGGCCGCGTCGTCCTCATCCTCGGGCTGCTCTGGTACCTCTACACCGGCTACGCCTGGCTCACCAACCACGTGCCACCCCGCACGGCCACCCGGAAACTCCTGCTCTTCGCCGGCATGGCCGGGTTCCTGCTCACCGCCGTCGCCATCCCCGACGCCTTCACCGGCAGCGGCCTGCTGTTCGGCATCGGCTACCTGATCGTGGTCACCGTCCACCTCGGCCTGTTCAGCCACAGCACCGCCCGCGCCGGCGTCCGCCGCCTGGCTCCGTACAACCTCGGCGCGGCACTCCTCGTCATCGCCGCCGGCCTGTTCACCGGGCCCGCCGTGCCCGCGCTGTGGCTCGCCGCCGTGTTCACCCAGACCGTGCTGCCGTACCTGCTCCCCGGCCACTCCTGGCTGGGGGCCGCGGCCAGCTTCCACCTCAGCGCCGCCCACTTCGTCGAACGGCACGGCCTGCTCGTCATCATCACGTTCGGCGAAACCGTGGTCGTCATCGGCATGGGCGCGCCCCACGCCCACCTCGGCTCCGGCATCGCCTTCGCCGTCGTGCTCGCCCTCGCGCTGCCCGCCGCCCTGTGGTGGACCTACTTCAGCGACACCGGGCCGGCCGAGGCCGCGCTGGAGCACGCCGACGACGCCACCCGTAGCCGGTACGCCGCCCGCGTCTACGTCATCGCGCACTTCCTGCTGCTGCTCGGCGTCATCCTCACCGCCGCCGGCCTGCACGCCGTCGTCAGCCATCCCACCCAGTCCACCGGCTGGGCCGCAGCGCTCGCCCTCTCCGGCGGCGTGGCCCTCTTCCTGCTCGCCGTCGCCGACACCCGACGGGTCCTCGGCACCGGCCGGCGCACCACTCGACTGATCACGGCCGCCCTGGTGCTGGCCAGCAGCCCGATCGGCGCGAACCTCTATGCCACGCTGCATCTGGCCGTCGTGATCGCCCTCCTGACGGTGATGCTGCTCCGCGACGGCGCCCGCCGCACCGGCCGGGGCCGTCTCGTCAGCGCGGCGCGTACATGA
- a CDS encoding lysine 2,3-aminomutase — protein sequence MTQTHPVETIPKERTAPVAVPTAGQPYEYRRAPLVEPDWTRFPGWRHVTRDQWESAQWQRVNCVKNIKQLRNVLGDEVDEAFYADLEADQKALATMSMLVPPQMLNTMVPFAPMTTEAFLADPIRRYMIPVASDRRVDWPSHPYASRDSLHEHDMWVAEGLTHRYPTKVLAELLSTCPQYCGHCTRMDLVGNSTPAVDKLKLTLKPVDRYDAHIAYLKAHPGVRDVVVSGGDVANVPWRNLESYLMRLLEIETIRDIRLATKALMGLPQHWLQPDVVEGLERVARTAARRGVNLAIHTHVNHAQSLTPLVAKAAQTALDVGVRDVRNQGVLMRGVNATSRDLLDLCFALQGEAGILPYYFYMCDMIPNAEHWRVPVWHAQQLQHDIMGYLPGYATPRIVCDVPFVGKRWVHMLTEYDRDRGISYWTKNYRTSIESADLEALNKRYAYYDPIDTLPEAGQRWWSDHRDD from the coding sequence GTGACCCAGACCCACCCGGTGGAGACCATCCCCAAGGAGCGCACCGCGCCGGTCGCCGTCCCCACCGCCGGCCAGCCCTACGAATACCGCCGCGCCCCGCTGGTCGAGCCCGACTGGACCCGCTTCCCCGGCTGGCGCCACGTCACCCGCGACCAGTGGGAATCCGCCCAGTGGCAACGCGTCAACTGCGTCAAGAACATCAAGCAGCTACGCAACGTCCTCGGCGACGAAGTCGACGAAGCCTTCTACGCCGACCTCGAGGCCGACCAGAAGGCCCTCGCCACCATGTCGATGCTGGTGCCGCCCCAGATGCTCAACACCATGGTGCCGTTCGCCCCGATGACCACCGAGGCGTTCCTCGCCGACCCGATCCGGCGCTACATGATCCCCGTCGCCTCCGACCGACGCGTCGACTGGCCCTCGCACCCGTACGCCAGCCGCGACTCCCTGCACGAACACGACATGTGGGTCGCCGAGGGCCTCACCCACCGCTACCCCACCAAAGTCCTCGCCGAACTGCTCTCCACCTGCCCGCAGTACTGCGGCCACTGCACCCGCATGGACCTCGTCGGCAACTCCACCCCCGCCGTCGACAAGCTCAAGCTCACCCTCAAGCCCGTCGACCGCTACGACGCCCACATCGCCTACCTCAAGGCCCACCCCGGCGTCCGCGACGTCGTCGTCTCCGGCGGCGACGTGGCCAACGTCCCCTGGCGCAACCTCGAGTCCTACCTGATGCGGCTGCTCGAGATCGAAACCATCCGCGACATCCGGCTCGCCACCAAGGCCCTCATGGGCCTGCCCCAGCACTGGCTCCAGCCCGACGTCGTCGAAGGCCTCGAACGGGTCGCCCGCACCGCCGCCCGCCGCGGGGTCAACCTGGCCATCCACACCCACGTCAACCACGCCCAGTCGCTCACCCCGCTGGTCGCCAAGGCCGCCCAGACCGCCCTCGACGTCGGCGTCCGCGACGTCCGCAACCAGGGCGTCCTCATGCGCGGCGTCAACGCCACCAGCCGCGACCTGCTCGACCTCTGCTTCGCCCTGCAGGGCGAGGCGGGCATCCTGCCCTACTACTTCTACATGTGCGACATGATCCCCAACGCCGAACACTGGCGGGTCCCGGTCTGGCACGCCCAGCAGCTCCAGCACGACATCATGGGCTACCTCCCCGGCTACGCCACCCCTCGGATCGTCTGCGACGTCCCCTTCGTCGGCAAACGCTGGGTGCACATGCTCACCGAGTACGACCGTGACCGCGGCATCTCCTACTGGACCAAGAACTACCGCACCTCCATCGAGTCCGCCGACCTGGAGGCGCTCAACAAGCGCTACGCCTACTACGACCCGATCGACACCCTGCCCGAGGCCGGGCAGCGCTGGTGGTCCGACCACCGCGACGACTGA
- a CDS encoding Lrp/AsnC family transcriptional regulator, whose protein sequence is MEETDRAIVAALTADGRLSYTDLAEKVGLSVSAVHQRVRRLEQRGVIKGYAARVSFEALDLPLTAFVAIRPFDPSQPDDAPERLAHLPEIDSCYSVAGEDFYLLLVRVAGPADLERVLQEIRTAANVTTRTTVVLSTPYESRPPKISGEPSHRGRSRVPEERAGSSAG, encoded by the coding sequence GTGGAGGAGACCGACCGCGCCATCGTCGCCGCGCTGACCGCTGACGGCCGGCTGTCGTACACCGACCTGGCCGAGAAGGTGGGGCTGTCGGTGTCCGCGGTGCACCAGCGGGTGCGCCGGCTGGAGCAGCGGGGCGTGATCAAGGGGTACGCCGCCCGGGTCTCGTTCGAGGCGCTGGACCTGCCGCTGACCGCGTTCGTGGCGATCCGGCCGTTCGACCCGTCGCAGCCGGACGACGCGCCCGAGCGGCTGGCCCACCTGCCGGAGATCGACTCCTGCTACTCCGTGGCGGGGGAGGACTTCTACCTGCTGCTGGTGCGGGTGGCCGGGCCGGCCGACCTGGAGCGGGTGCTCCAGGAGATCCGTACCGCGGCGAACGTGACGACCCGGACCACGGTGGTGCTCTCGACCCCGTACGAGAGCCGGCCGCCGAAGATCAGTGGCGAGCCGTCGCATCGGGGGCGGTCCCGGGTGCCGGAGGAGCGGGCTGGTTCCAGCGCAGGATGA
- a CDS encoding amidohydrolase family protein produces the protein MTNPSTLYRGGVLHCPADPSATALLVSDGRISWLGADGDAPAADRVVDLAGALVTPAFVDAHVHATDTGLALSGLDLSGVRSAGELLEAVAGFAAGLPADAVVLGHGWDESSWPAPELPDAAAVDRAAGGRRVYLSQASIHSALVSSALLAAVPEVAAAAGYDASGWLRRDAHHVVRAAAFASVTRPQRVAAQRAALAHAASLGIAAVHECGGPEISDEQDFTGLLGISGAGLPEVYGYWGELGGAARARELGAVGAGGDLFADGALGSRTAHVSEPYRDGDSCGHGYVSAEQVREHLVDCAAHGLQGGFHAIGDAAIGTVLEGFAAAAETLGVERLRAARHRVEHAEIMSKRLIAGFVEYGIVASMQPAFDRLWGGAGRMYESRLGLDRSLASNPMGAMHSVGVALAFGSDSPVTPLDPWGSVRAAAAHHNPSQRMSVRAAFAAHTRGGWRAVHLDNEGVLALGAPATFAVWSTPAGVERGLPVLLAEDPEARGPADPTPLPVCRRTVLRGDVIYEEGSS, from the coding sequence ATGACGAACCCCTCGACGTTGTACCGCGGCGGAGTGCTGCACTGCCCCGCCGATCCGAGCGCGACCGCGTTGCTGGTGTCCGACGGGCGGATCTCCTGGTTGGGGGCGGACGGGGACGCCCCGGCCGCCGACCGGGTGGTGGACCTGGCCGGGGCGCTGGTGACGCCGGCGTTCGTGGACGCGCACGTGCACGCGACGGACACCGGGTTGGCGTTGTCCGGGCTCGATCTGTCCGGGGTGCGGTCGGCGGGGGAGTTGCTGGAGGCGGTGGCCGGGTTCGCGGCGGGTCTGCCGGCGGACGCGGTGGTGCTGGGGCACGGGTGGGACGAGTCGTCCTGGCCGGCGCCGGAGCTGCCGGACGCGGCGGCGGTGGACCGGGCGGCGGGCGGCCGGCGGGTGTATCTGTCGCAGGCGTCGATCCACTCGGCGTTGGTGTCGTCGGCGTTGCTGGCGGCGGTGCCGGAGGTGGCGGCCGCGGCGGGTTACGACGCGTCCGGTTGGTTGCGCCGGGACGCGCACCACGTGGTGCGGGCGGCGGCGTTCGCGTCGGTGACGCGGCCGCAGCGGGTGGCCGCGCAGCGGGCGGCGTTGGCGCACGCGGCGTCGCTGGGCATCGCGGCGGTGCACGAGTGCGGCGGGCCGGAGATCTCCGACGAGCAGGACTTCACCGGGCTGTTGGGCATCTCCGGCGCGGGGTTGCCCGAGGTGTACGGGTACTGGGGTGAGCTGGGCGGTGCGGCCCGGGCGCGGGAGTTGGGCGCGGTGGGCGCGGGTGGTGACCTGTTCGCCGACGGCGCGTTGGGGTCGCGGACGGCGCACGTGTCGGAGCCGTACCGGGACGGGGACTCGTGCGGGCACGGGTACGTCTCCGCCGAGCAGGTGCGTGAGCATCTGGTGGACTGCGCGGCGCACGGGTTGCAGGGCGGGTTCCACGCGATCGGTGACGCGGCGATCGGCACGGTGCTGGAGGGGTTCGCGGCGGCGGCGGAGACGCTGGGTGTGGAGCGGCTGCGGGCGGCCCGGCACCGGGTGGAGCACGCGGAGATCATGAGCAAGCGGTTGATCGCCGGGTTCGTGGAGTACGGGATCGTGGCGAGCATGCAGCCGGCGTTCGACCGGTTGTGGGGTGGCGCGGGCCGGATGTACGAGTCGCGGTTGGGGTTGGACCGGTCGTTGGCGTCGAACCCGATGGGGGCGATGCACTCGGTCGGTGTGGCGTTGGCGTTCGGGTCGGATTCGCCGGTGACGCCGCTGGACCCGTGGGGGTCGGTGCGGGCGGCGGCGGCGCACCACAATCCGTCGCAGCGGATGAGTGTGCGGGCGGCGTTCGCGGCGCACACCCGGGGCGGGTGGCGGGCGGTGCACCTGGACAACGAGGGTGTGTTGGCGCTGGGCGCGCCGGCGACGTTCGCGGTCTGGTCGACGCCGGCGGGCGTGGAGCGGGGTCTGCCGGTGCTGCTGGCCGAGGACCCGGAGGCGCGGGGGCCGGCGGATCCGACGCCGCTGCCGGTGTGCCGGCGCACGGTGCTGCGCGGGGACGTGATCTATGAGGAAGGGTCTTCGTGA
- a CDS encoding Xaa-Pro peptidase family protein — protein MGTDELYPPDRLEAARRATAAAGLDALLLTPGSDLRYLTGYDARAGERLTCLVLPAEGEPTLIVPTLERPAAEASPAPATGVRLVDHADGTDPYPLVARALGGPVAAVGLADRMWAEQVLALRAALPGAAQRLAGEVLRELRIRKSPAEVAALAEAGAAIDAVHARMGEWLRPGRTEAEVAADIAGAIRSAGHVTVDFVIVAAGPNGASPHHDTADRPIGAGEPVVVDIGGTMPSGYRSDCTRTYVAGGPAPADFVDYYAVLRDAQAAAVAAVRPGVSAEAVDAAARMPIADAGFGAAFLHRTGHGIGLDGHEEPYVVAGNGRALEPGMAFSVEPGIYLAGRHGARIEDIVVCTTDGVQRLNITPTELIAL, from the coding sequence GTGGGAACCGACGAGCTCTACCCGCCGGACCGGCTGGAAGCCGCCCGCCGCGCCACCGCCGCGGCCGGGCTGGACGCGCTGCTGCTGACGCCCGGCTCCGACCTGCGCTACCTGACCGGCTACGACGCGCGCGCCGGCGAGCGGCTGACCTGCCTGGTGCTGCCCGCCGAGGGCGAGCCGACCCTGATCGTGCCCACCCTGGAACGGCCCGCCGCGGAGGCGTCCCCGGCCCCGGCCACCGGGGTCCGCCTCGTCGACCACGCCGACGGCACCGACCCGTACCCGCTGGTGGCCAGGGCCCTCGGCGGTCCGGTGGCGGCGGTCGGCCTGGCCGACCGGATGTGGGCCGAGCAGGTCCTCGCGCTGCGCGCCGCGCTGCCCGGCGCCGCCCAGCGACTGGCCGGCGAGGTGCTGCGCGAGTTGCGGATCCGCAAGTCCCCGGCCGAGGTCGCGGCGCTCGCCGAGGCCGGCGCGGCGATCGACGCCGTGCACGCCCGGATGGGGGAGTGGCTGCGCCCGGGACGCACGGAGGCGGAGGTGGCGGCCGACATCGCCGGGGCGATCCGGTCGGCCGGGCACGTGACCGTCGACTTCGTCATCGTCGCCGCCGGGCCGAACGGCGCCAGCCCGCACCACGACACCGCCGACCGGCCGATCGGGGCCGGCGAGCCGGTGGTGGTCGACATCGGCGGCACGATGCCGTCGGGCTACCGCTCGGACTGCACCCGGACGTACGTCGCGGGCGGTCCGGCGCCCGCCGATTTCGTCGACTACTACGCCGTGCTGCGCGACGCCCAGGCGGCCGCCGTGGCCGCGGTGCGCCCGGGGGTGAGCGCCGAGGCGGTCGACGCGGCGGCGCGTATGCCCATCGCCGACGCCGGCTTCGGTGCCGCCTTCCTGCACCGCACCGGGCACGGGATCGGTCTGGACGGCCACGAGGAGCCGTACGTGGTGGCGGGGAACGGCCGCGCGCTGGAGCCGGGGATGGCGTTCTCCGTCGAACCGGGCATCTACCTGGCGGGCCGGCACGGGGCCCGCATCGAGGACATCGTCGTCTGCACGACGGACGGCGTGCAACGGCTCAACATCACCCCCACGGAGCTCATCGCACTATGA